DNA sequence from the Leptospirillum ferrooxidans C2-3 genome:
AGAGCCCATTATGAGCCGATCCACCGGATTGGATTTGTTTTTTCGGCTCTTCTCATGGGGTTGGCGCACTGGACCTTTGTGGCCAATATTTTCTGGACCTATTTTGCAAAAGAATCTGCATCCGTGATACCGGATGCTGTTCCTGTAAAAGAGAGGGCATGAAAAGATGACGGGCAAAACAGATGATTCCATTGTGCAGCCAATCGACCCGTCGAAAGAATCCACTGATGAAAGAAAGAGCCATTTCCCATCAGTCACGAGCATGGATGATGATGATCTGACACTTCAGGAGCTGTCTCCGTGGAGGCTGCCGTGGAAAGCGATCTCCGTGACCGTGGTGGTTTTAATCCTGATTGCTGGAGCCATCCAGATTGTGAGTCTTGCTTCTAACCGTATCAAGAGGCTTTCCGAATCCAGCATTCGGACACATGGTGCGGCGCCCGGAAATTTCAGGCCAATGGGAGGGGTCGTTCCGCATCTGTCAGCATCCCTTCCGATTTCAAAGGCTGCCAATGAAATAGCTGCAACTCCCAGTTTGGCGGTTCCTGCGCCAAAAGGGGTCCATTTGCCGCCGGGATTTGTGTATATCCCTGCCGGTCCTTTTATTATGGGATCCGACGACTCATTTTCAAATTTCGATGAAACTCCGGTCCATAAGGTCTATCTGCCCCCTTATGCCATCATGAAGACATTGGTGACGAATCGCCAATACAAGGAGTTTATCGATCAAGCCCATTATCTGGCCCCTCCAGGCTGGAAAAATCGAACCTATCCAAAGGGAAAAGGGGATCATCCCGTAACCTTTGTCAGCTACCTGAATGCGGTTGATTTTGCCAGATGGCAGAAAAGCCGCCTCTGTACGGAAGAGGAATGGGAAAAAGCCGCTCGTGGAGTAGACGGAAGGCTTTGGCCATGGGGGAACACCTGGGATCCCCGACGGGCAAATGCGAATTACAGTGCAGGGGATACGACTTCCGTGACAAGATATGCCGACGGAGTCAGTCCCTACGGGATTTACGACATGGCTGGAAATGTGTTCGAATGGACCTCATCCACCTATAAACCCTATCCTGGAAGCACTGCCAATAAAGCGAGATTCATGGCGTATAAAGTTGATGCCACTGGTACGCTCCATAGGGTCAGGGGTAAGGTCTACAAGGTTTTGCGTGGCGGTTCCTGGAAAAGTGATCAGTACAGTGCCAGAACGACCGCTAGAAATCCAACTTGGCCGGATTACGCATCCGATTTCTTTGGGTTCCGGACTTGCCGGGATGTCATTCATGAATGAGAGAGGGGAGATTATGGATCGGGAAGAAGGTATCAAGGACTACATCATGAAGTTCTATTATGCTTGTCTTTTGTATGCGATCATCGGTTTTTCCTGGGGTTCAATCATGGGGGGTGTTGAGCAGTTCCGGAATTTTGTACAGGCAGGTGCTGGTGGTCCATCAGACCTGATTGTGTTGGGTCATACCCATATCAATTTGTTGGGATGGGTCGAAATGGCGATCTTCGGAACAATCTATTATGTTGTGCCGAGGCTCTATAATTCTCCGCTCTACAGCTATAAGTTAATGAAGATCCATTTCTGGACGCACAACATCGGCTTGGTTGGAATGGTTCTTTGTTTCACGATTGCAGGATACAAGGGCGGAATGATCCTTTTGCACGGTAATGTCGCCGACATCAAGCCAGTCGAAGTCCCATACATGGAACTGGTCGGTGTCTTTGGGATGATGGTGCTTCTGGCAAACTTCATTTTTGCCTATAATATTTACAATTCTGTTCAGGTGGCTAAGGGAAAGAAAACGCTTCCTGCTGAGGAGAATGCTCTCCTTCCCGGGAGAGTCTCCGTCAGGGCTGGAGAATCGGCTTGAATCGTAAGAATGGTTCTATTGCGGCGTCTCTGATTGTTCTGACGTTTTGGCTCGATCTGTTTTCGCCCGATCAGGCCATGGCCTATATGCCAAGATATGTCCATGTCACACTGGGTGTTCCATGGATTGCTTATCTCATTTTTTTGCTGGGAGTGCTGGCGCCTGTTTTTTTATATCTTGGTGTTTCCTGGTATTGGCGCCATGAGATTGAATCCAGTGGAAAATCAGGAGATGATCAGGGAGAAGAGTAGATTTCTGGAACAATGCCCCCGGATTCTCCTTTCCTGAAAGGTTGGCTATGTCATCCTCCGTAAAAAATGCTTCGCTGATTCCCATGCCAAGCATCGATAAAAAACCGTCCAATACTCAATCGAAGAGATTCTGGCGTGTGACGACGCTGAGATACCTGGTTCAAGGATTGATCCTTACGACAATAGCTGTATTGCCCTTTACTGGGTTATTTCGTATCGATCTGTCCACCGGCCGTTTTTTGTTGGCCGGATATCAGATCTGGTGGAGCGATTTTTTCCTGATCTTTCCATTCTGGCTTCTTCTGATAGCAGGTGCTGCAACCATCTATTCCATGCTCGGAATGGTCTTTTGCGGCTGGGCCTGTATCCAGAATACTCTTTCAGAGTTTGTCGACTTCCTGGTGATTAAAGTCCTGAAATCCAAAAAGCAAAGCTTGGGTCTCGACTCTTTAACCATTGGCGGTGATCTCAGTAAAGGTTCCAAGGCAACAGCAACCGGTTGGGTCCTTTTTGGAACCATCATTGTTTTGATGTCCGTCGCTCTCGGAGTGATTTTTGCGGGCTATTTTGTCAATCCAAAAATTCTATGGAGTGATATCAGGACGGGTTCCAATGCACATGGAGTGTTTTTTATCATTCCGGGTATAGGGGCCCTGTTTGTTTTGGATCTATTTTTGATCAGGCATTACTGGTGCAATTGGGTCTGCCCTTACCCCTTGTGGCAGCATATGTTCAAAAGTGAAGCAACCATGAAAGTTGCATTTGATGATGCCAGAAGGGAAGAGTGCACAGGCTGTAATCTTTGTGTGAAGTCTTGCATCGTTGACATTGATCCCAGGGACACCAAGAATTATACCCGTTGTATCAATTGTGGGGAATGTGTTGTCGCTTGTGAGGATTATTCAGCCAAAAAAAATGTGCCCTCCCTTTTGACGTTTCATTTTGATGGTTTTTCAATTGGGAAAGATGGCAAGAAACATATCAATAAAGTTTCGCCTGCAGTGAATCGTTTTGCATTGACTGCGGGATTTACTATGATTCCGTTATCACTTTTTATTTACGGAATTTTTTCTTATGTACCCTTTCATATTACCTTTAGCCAGAACCCAGGGCATTTGACCAGATATTCTTTGGCAATTTCGAATAAAAAGCCAGTTTCTCAACGGTTTCGGATTGAGGAGGATGGCCTTCCTGCCAATAGTATTCATATCGGAACTGACCAAATAACGGTTCCGGCAGGGAGTAAAAAGATTATTCCTGTATCAATTCTTCCGAAAGAGGGAAATCTCTCAGAGGGGCTCCACCCCTTTGTGATTCATGTTATTTCAGACAATCCCAAGAAACAGGAGCTTTCTCAGGAAGCGTCTGTTTATATTTCCCAAGGGTTGTGAGAACTTCTGTCAGAAGGTGTGGATCAATCATTATCCCCTAATTTAGAGAGAATTGTGAGATTCCGTAGCGGAAAAGGATTGATCCCTCTCTCGCCGGGGCTGAAATTTTCTGAAAGAAATC
Encoded proteins:
- a CDS encoding cbb3-type cytochrome c oxidase subunit I, which translates into the protein MDREEGIKDYIMKFYYACLLYAIIGFSWGSIMGGVEQFRNFVQAGAGGPSDLIVLGHTHINLLGWVEMAIFGTIYYVVPRLYNSPLYSYKLMKIHFWTHNIGLVGMVLCFTIAGYKGGMILLHGNVADIKPVEVPYMELVGVFGMMVLLANFIFAYNIYNSVQVAKGKKTLPAEENALLPGRVSVRAGESA
- a CDS encoding 4Fe-4S dicluster domain-containing protein encodes the protein MSSSVKNASLIPMPSIDKKPSNTQSKRFWRVTTLRYLVQGLILTTIAVLPFTGLFRIDLSTGRFLLAGYQIWWSDFFLIFPFWLLLIAGAATIYSMLGMVFCGWACIQNTLSEFVDFLVIKVLKSKKQSLGLDSLTIGGDLSKGSKATATGWVLFGTIIVLMSVALGVIFAGYFVNPKILWSDIRTGSNAHGVFFIIPGIGALFVLDLFLIRHYWCNWVCPYPLWQHMFKSEATMKVAFDDARREECTGCNLCVKSCIVDIDPRDTKNYTRCINCGECVVACEDYSAKKNVPSLLTFHFDGFSIGKDGKKHINKVSPAVNRFALTAGFTMIPLSLFIYGIFSYVPFHITFSQNPGHLTRYSLAISNKKPVSQRFRIEEDGLPANSIHIGTDQITVPAGSKKIIPVSILPKEGNLSEGLHPFVIHVISDNPKKQELSQEASVYISQGL
- a CDS encoding formylglycine-generating enzyme family protein, translated to MTGKTDDSIVQPIDPSKESTDERKSHFPSVTSMDDDDLTLQELSPWRLPWKAISVTVVVLILIAGAIQIVSLASNRIKRLSESSIRTHGAAPGNFRPMGGVVPHLSASLPISKAANEIAATPSLAVPAPKGVHLPPGFVYIPAGPFIMGSDDSFSNFDETPVHKVYLPPYAIMKTLVTNRQYKEFIDQAHYLAPPGWKNRTYPKGKGDHPVTFVSYLNAVDFARWQKSRLCTEEEWEKAARGVDGRLWPWGNTWDPRRANANYSAGDTTSVTRYADGVSPYGIYDMAGNVFEWTSSTYKPYPGSTANKARFMAYKVDATGTLHRVRGKVYKVLRGGSWKSDQYSARTTARNPTWPDYASDFFGFRTCRDVIHE